A stretch of the Leptospiraceae bacterium genome encodes the following:
- a CDS encoding MFS transporter, whose protein sequence is MEKQEREVKFHNLLAYGIGDLYGGGAFTLIGLYLMFFLTNTVGLPGTLAGLVFGLGRVWDAITDPAMGYISDKTRSRFGRRRVYFLIGVIPVALSLLPMWLIPFSKDTNHYFIFIYYLLSYMLFNTVYTILITPYSALNADMTSDYKVRARLSGFRMGFSQVASLISGVVAPLILKQYNNSGEGYFYMALYFAIFYALIWLLVFIGTFERENIVFESRAELKLKDIIINFFSTLKNRSFRMHLGMYIFAFISLDAINSILFFYLNYYLHTPDLKPIATAALFGSEVLVVGIYIYIANQIGKARSFRIGLFIAILAFILLNFLTPENANLYTVVFFFACIGIGFSSGNVMPFAILPEVVDVDELITSKDRAGTYAGFMTFVRKFTQGLIVLPLLGLCIDLIGYNPELKQQASHTELGFKYLLVVIPIVVNFIAILFSLKYEVTPKTHRILKQEIERLKKGGKKEEVSSETREICETLTGIPYEKLYNPDHFINLSKNRS, encoded by the coding sequence TTGGAAAAACAGGAAAGAGAAGTAAAATTTCATAATTTACTTGCATACGGAATTGGAGATTTATACGGAGGAGGGGCCTTTACTCTTATCGGACTCTACCTGATGTTTTTTTTAACCAATACAGTCGGCTTACCCGGAACTCTGGCCGGATTAGTATTTGGCCTGGGCCGCGTTTGGGATGCTATTACTGACCCGGCCATGGGCTACATATCGGATAAAACACGGTCTCGATTCGGAAGAAGAAGGGTTTATTTTCTGATAGGAGTTATCCCGGTAGCCCTTTCCTTACTACCTATGTGGCTGATTCCTTTTTCTAAGGATACCAATCATTATTTTATTTTTATATATTATCTTTTGAGTTATATGCTTTTTAATACGGTATATACGATACTTATTACTCCTTACTCAGCTCTGAATGCAGATATGACATCAGATTACAAAGTAAGGGCCAGACTATCTGGTTTTCGCATGGGTTTTTCCCAGGTAGCTTCTTTGATTTCGGGTGTTGTGGCACCTTTAATTTTAAAACAATATAATAATTCCGGTGAAGGCTATTTCTACATGGCCTTATATTTTGCAATTTTTTATGCTCTAATCTGGTTACTGGTTTTTATAGGAACCTTTGAAAGAGAAAATATTGTTTTTGAAAGCCGAGCTGAATTGAAACTTAAGGATATTATAATAAACTTTTTTTCTACACTCAAGAACCGATCCTTTCGAATGCACCTCGGTATGTATATCTTTGCCTTTATATCTCTCGATGCTATCAACTCTATTTTATTCTTTTATTTAAACTATTACCTGCATACTCCCGACCTCAAACCTATTGCCACGGCTGCTCTGTTCGGTTCGGAAGTGCTGGTGGTTGGTATTTACATTTACATTGCGAATCAAATCGGAAAGGCTCGCTCTTTTCGGATAGGACTTTTTATCGCCATCCTCGCATTTATACTTTTGAACTTCTTAACTCCCGAAAATGCAAACTTATATACCGTTGTTTTCTTTTTTGCCTGTATCGGAATCGGTTTTTCTTCCGGCAATGTAATGCCTTTTGCAATTTTACCGGAAGTGGTAGATGTTGACGAATTAATCACCTCCAAAGACAGGGCAGGGACCTACGCCGGTTTTATGACCTTTGTTCGTAAGTTCACTCAGGGTCTGATAGTTCTTCCTTTACTGGGACTCTGCATCGATCTCATCGGATATAATCCTGAGCTAAAACAGCAGGCCTCTCATACCGAATTGGGCTTCAAATACCTTTTAGTAGTGATTCCTATAGTTGTAAATTTTATTGCGATTCTTTTTTCCTTGAAATATGAAGTAACCCCGAAAACTCACAGGATACTAAAACAAGAAATTGAACGTTTGAAAAAGGGAGGGAAAAAAGAAGAGGTTTCCTCCGAGACAAGAGAAATTTGTGAAACCCTTACAGGTATACCTTATGAAAAATTATATAACCCGGATCATTTTATCAACTTATCTAAAAACAGGAGTTAA
- a CDS encoding NAD(P)-dependent oxidoreductase → MKKIGFIGLGIMGESMCDRIIQVGKFPCSVFDVDPAKVEKLVEKGGIKAESISDIANFATHIILMVPNDESVRSVFNSLLPVVKPGTTIIDMSTISPNTSRELALKVQEKGCTMYDAPVVKSKPAAISGDLGIYVGGDKEGLDDIRPILECMGKNIIHLGENGAGLTMKLCHNSLVAEIQNGVNEMLVLAGHFGISEENFVKAISYGGGQNFYLDGKWKAIKERNFSPAFPFEHMAKDIQLTKNLAETKNLHLPGIEQVNRIYQEGLRDNLGREDFSASYKVVELKSKQ, encoded by the coding sequence ATGAAAAAAATTGGTTTTATAGGTCTCGGGATTATGGGTGAGTCCATGTGTGACAGGATCATTCAAGTTGGGAAATTTCCCTGCTCTGTTTTTGATGTAGATCCTGCTAAAGTTGAGAAGCTTGTTGAAAAAGGAGGCATAAAAGCTGAATCTATCTCCGACATAGCCAACTTTGCTACACATATCATCCTGATGGTCCCCAATGATGAAAGCGTACGATCAGTTTTCAATTCACTTCTCCCGGTAGTAAAACCGGGAACGACAATTATCGACATGAGTACAATCTCACCGAATACCTCTCGTGAACTGGCTCTGAAAGTTCAAGAAAAAGGCTGTACCATGTACGATGCTCCTGTAGTTAAAAGTAAACCGGCAGCAATCAGCGGTGATCTGGGGATTTATGTAGGCGGAGACAAAGAAGGTCTCGATGATATTCGACCCATATTGGAATGCATGGGGAAAAACATTATCCATCTCGGAGAAAATGGGGCGGGTTTAACTATGAAGCTCTGTCACAACTCCCTTGTCGCTGAAATCCAGAATGGAGTCAATGAAATGTTGGTTCTGGCTGGCCATTTTGGGATATCTGAAGAAAATTTTGTAAAAGCTATTTCTTACGGCGGAGGACAAAATTTCTACCTTGATGGTAAATGGAAGGCTATCAAGGAAAGGAACTTTTCCCCGGCTTTTCCTTTTGAGCACATGGCCAAAGACATTCAACTCACTAAAAATCTGGCTGAGACTAAGAACCTCCACCTACCGGGTATCGAACAGGTAAACCGGATCTATCAGGAAGGATTGAGAGATAACTTGGGAAGGGAGGATTTTTCGGCCTCCTATAAAGTAGTCGAATTAAAATCCAAACAATAG
- a CDS encoding transaldolase, which yields MKYFLDSAKIDEIKYAYENWGIDGVTTNPKHIKTSGKPFYSVIREIGEYFEGTEVPVSVEINPTLTEKKDMIEMAKKLAALSPNFAIKIPCTEQGLSAAKALNDDGIKTNVTLVFTASQAIQVARIGSKFCSPFIGWGETNGEFTLDTIGRIMEIYKNYQYKTEVITAAVRNGKQLAEAALYGSDIATAGFDVFKDSFFSPYTGFGNDIFINAWKETDTSET from the coding sequence ATGAAATATTTTTTAGATAGCGCCAAAATTGATGAGATCAAATATGCCTATGAGAACTGGGGAATTGATGGAGTTACCACCAACCCAAAACACATTAAAACTTCAGGAAAACCTTTTTACAGTGTAATTCGTGAAATTGGAGAATACTTTGAAGGAACTGAGGTTCCTGTTTCGGTAGAAATCAATCCAACTCTTACCGAAAAAAAAGACATGATAGAGATGGCCAAAAAACTCGCCGCTCTTTCTCCAAACTTTGCCATCAAAATTCCTTGCACCGAACAGGGTTTATCAGCAGCCAAAGCCTTAAATGATGATGGGATTAAGACAAATGTAACCCTCGTTTTTACAGCCAGTCAGGCCATACAGGTAGCCCGAATCGGCTCCAAATTTTGCTCTCCTTTCATCGGCTGGGGTGAAACAAACGGTGAGTTTACTCTCGATACTATCGGTAGAATCATGGAAATCTATAAGAACTACCAGTATAAAACCGAAGTCATTACTGCTGCTGTTCGAAATGGTAAGCAATTAGCTGAGGCTGCCCTCTATGGATCCGACATTGCTACTGCCGGCTTTGATGTGTTTAAAGATAGTTTTTTCAGTCCCTATACAGGCTTCGGAAACGACATTTTCATTAACGCCTGGAAAGAAACCGATACTTCGGAAACCTGA